The following coding sequences are from one Scomber scombrus chromosome 20, fScoSco1.1, whole genome shotgun sequence window:
- the LOC134002150 gene encoding NACHT, LRR and PYD domains-containing protein 1b allele 3-like, producing the protein MDQHAPSFPLSTNFSKFLDTDLADDDKCDYDSSYSTSSPFSLHCSLTDVSPYRSTVFQNSTVCTAGKAGEVHDALNLLSVSSESESRGDNEVLVDMEAPITLPTHSHFQTSSSDPGLRRRYSSSLPHSHSVPAFGQIPSAKNKNFTRAKNLPGILLKDSFEEFTPDITVDENEETYRFHCSGPGLYWCSVTGLVFHMEGEGDVVYRIVPWNHRLLAQHHKKPAGPLFDIKCLQQSVCQLHLPHCEICSTGGCKFLSVAHVIDEGIEFITPHKITETHVIINITELSAFGMVKDEDSPPDPVRALVLLFYRPPTDPDPESVLNVLLLPQNIVMRDVLRMRKKLVGDERYIEISPHCKLIPKQEYTLSTSPEDDSVLVQPTEAEFDEESYDNYFPSFQVVLEAIMRNIKLFLRDTNSSHSVWEREVRLLTTGVRKPCGQSALTSPSNDRLMDIWTYFIDRISVSVLKSLLDKLFEKKVITESERESAEVMQNRSDKARFVIDTVRKKGEAASSEMIEFLCEVDPFLCEHLGLI; encoded by the coding sequence ATGGATCAGCATGCTCCTTCCTTCCCACTCTCCACCAACTTCTCCAAATTTCTTGACACTGATTTAGCTGATGATGACAAATGTGATTATGACTCCAGTTATAGCACCAGTTCTCCCTTCTCTTTGCACTGCTCGCTTACTGATGTTAGCCCCTACAGGTCCACAGTCTTCCAGAACTCCACTGTCTGCACTGCAGGTAAAGCAGGTGAAGTACATGATGCATTAAATCTTTTGTCTGTAAGCTCTGAAAGTGAGTCACGAGGTGACAATGAAGTCCTGGTGGACATGGAAGCACCTATTACCCTGCCAACACATTCCCACTTCCAAACCTCCTCCTCGGATCCTGGTTTGAGGAGAAGATACTCCAGCAGCTTGCCTCATTCACACAGTGTGCCTGCATTTGGTCAAATACCTTCTGCAAAGAACAAGAACTTTACAAGAGCAAAGAATTTACCTGGTATACTGTTAAAAGACAGCTTTGAGGAGTTTACACCTGATATCACTGTtgatgaaaatgaggaaacctACAGGTTCCACTGCTCCGGTCCAGGCCTGTACTGGTGTAGTGTGACAGGTCTGGTGTTTCACATGGAGGGAGAAGGGGACGTGGTTTACAGGATTGTCCCCTGGAACCACAGGCTACTGGCCCAACATCACAAGAAGCCTGCAGGACCCCTGTTTGACAtcaaatgtctccagcagtctGTGTGTCAGCTTCATCTCCCACACTGTGAGATCTGTTCCACAGGTGGATGTAAATTCTTGTCAGTTGCTCATGTGATTGATGAGGGCATCGAGTTTATTACTCCTCATAAGATAACAGAAACTCATGTCATTATAAACATCACAGAGCTTTCTGCTTTTGGCATGGTCAAGGATGAAGATTCTCCTCCTGACCCGGTCCGAGCGCTGGTGCTGCTGTTCTACAGACCTCCaactgatcctgatcctgaatCTGTCCTCAATGTGTTGTTGCTACCACAGAACATAGTGATGCGTGATGTGCTGCGTATGAGGAAGAAGTTAGTTGGAGATGAGAGGTATATCGAGATATCTCCACACTGTAAACTGATCCCCAAGCAGGAGTACACACTGTCCACTAGTCCTGAAGACGATTCCGTTCTAGTTCAACCAACAGAAGCAGAATTTGATGAGGAGTCCTACGACAACTACTTTCCATCATTCCAGGTTGTTTTAGAAGCAATCATGAgaaatattaagttgtttttgagAGACACCAACAGCTCCCACAGTGTCTGGGAAAGAGAAGTTCGCCTTTTGACCACTGGAGTAAGAAAGCCCTGTGGGCAGAGTGCTCTGACTTCCCCTTCAAATGACCGACTGATGGACATATGGACCTACTTCATCGATAGGATATCAGTATCTGTTCTCAAAAGCTTGCTGGATAAGCTGTTTGAGAAAAAGGTGATAACTGAATCTGAGAGGGAGTCAGCGGAAGTGATGCAAAACAGAAGTGACAAGGCTCGTTTTGTCATCGACACGGTGAGGAAGAAAGGTGAAGCTGCGAGTTCAGAGATGATTGAGTTTCTCTGTGAGGTCGACCCCTTCCTCTGTGAACATCTTGGGTTGATCTGA
- the LOC134002036 gene encoding NACHT, LRR and PYD domains-containing protein 1b allele 3-like, producing MEPFGTDELTYNSDPDVNGKCVHTGGRAIEETLSCFCVFLCPPVYRSPGFPVFFYPGNTRYNRELCRHHINESLFIFNQSLVRPSDPKQAISIDYLARAFKEIGDACEDQDSLICHIQRIGDRIEDKPTWFTYFSHVVPQTKSMITSAAGHLLTSIFTQRHGSDHDAPEQIKPLTVADQTSENSLPAHSHLLQPQDSFRSRRDSSCLPCSHSDPSLSQINLAKNRNFTRAESLPDMLLKDSFEEFTPDITVDENEETYRFHCSCPGLYQCSVTGLVFHMEGEGDMVYRIVPWNHRLLAQHHKKPAGPLFDIKCLQQSVCQLHLPHCEICSTGGCEFFSVAHVNDEGIEFITPHKITETHVIINITEFSGFGNVKDKDSPPDPVRALVLLFYRPPTDPDPESVLNVLLLPKNVVLRDVLRMRKKLVGDERYIDTSPHCKLIPKQEYTLSTSPEDDSVLVQPTDAEFDEESYDNYFPSFQVNLETIMRYMKLFLTETNSSHCVWERRVCLLSTGVRKPCGQSALTSPSNERLMDIRICFIDGISGPVLKSLLDKLLQEKVITEPERESAEVMQNIRDKARFVIDTVRKKGEAASSEMIEFLCEVDPFLCEHLGLI from the coding sequence ATGGAGCCCTTTGGCACTGATGAGTTAACTTACAACTCAGATCCTGAtgtaaatggaaaatgtgtgcATACTGGAGGACGGGCCATAGAGGAAACATTGTCCTGTTTCTGTGTATTCCTCTGCCCTCCTGTTTACAGATCTCCTGGCttccctgtctttttttatcctgGCAACACAAGATACAACAGAGAGCTGTGCAGGCATCATATAAATGAGTCACTTTTCATATTCAACCAATCTTTGGTGCGCCCCTCTGATCCAAAGCAGGCAATAAGTATTGATTATTTGGCACGTGCTTTTAAAGAAATAGGTGACGCCTGTGAGGATCAAGACTCCTTGATTTGCCATATTCAACGTATAGGTGATAGGATAGAAGATAAACCTACATGGTTCACCTACTTTTCACATGTAGTCCCCCAAACAAAGTCCATGATTACTTCTGCTGCTGGTCATTTACTCACAAGCATTTTCACACAGAGACATGGAAGTGACCATGATGCTCCAGAGCAAATTAAGCCACTTACTGTAGCTGACCAAACCTCTGAAAACTCACTGCCAGCCCACTCTCACCTCCTACAACCCCAAGATAGCTTCAGGAGCAGAAGAGACTCCAGCTGCTTGCCTTGTTCTCACAGTGATCCCTCACTCAGTCAAATAAACCTTGCAAAGAACAGGAACTTTACAAGAGCTGAAAGTTTACCTGACATGTTGTTAAAAGACAGTTTTGAGGAGTTTACACCTGATATCACTGTtgatgaaaatgaggaaacctACAGGTTCCACTGCTCCTGTCCAGGCCTGTACCAGTGCAGTGTGACAGGTCTGGTGTTTCACATGGAGGGAGAAGGGGACATGGTTTACAGGATTGTCCCCTGGAACCACAGGCTACTGGCCCAACATCACAAGAAGCCTGCAGGACCCCTGTTTGACAtcaaatgtctccagcagtctGTGTGTCAGCTTCATCTCCCACACTGTGAGATCTGCTCCACAGGTGGATGTGAATTCTTCTCAGTTGCTCATGTGAATGATGAGGGCATTGAGTTTATTACTCCTCATAAGATAACAGAAACTCATGTCATTATAAACATCACAGAGTTTTCTGGTTTTGGTAATGTCAAGGATAAAGACTCTCCTCCTGACCCGGTCCGAGCACTGGTGCTGCTGTTCTACAGACCTCCaactgatcctgatcctgaatCTGTCCTCAATGTGTTGTTGTTACCAAAGAACGTCGTGCTGCGTGATGTGCTGCGTATGAGGAAGAAGTTAGTTGGAGATGAGAGGTACATCGACACATCTCCACACTGTAAACTGATCCCAAAGCAGGAGTACACACTGTCCACTAGTCCTGAAGACGACTCAGTTCTAGTTCAACCAACAGACGCAGAATTTGATGAGGAGTCCTACGACAACTACTTTCCATCATTCCAGGTGAATTTAGAAACAATCATGAGATATATGAAGCTGTTTCTGACAGAAACCAACAGCTCCCACTGTGTCTGGGAAAGACGAGTTTGTCTTTTGTCCACTGGAGTAAGAAAGCCCTGTGGGCAGAGTGCTCTGACTTCCCCTTCAAATGAAAGACTGATGGACATACGGATCTGCTTCATCGATGGGATATCAGGACCTGTTCTCAAAAGTCTGCTGGACAAGCTTTTACAGGAAAAAGTGATAACTGAACCTGAGAGGGAGTCAGCGGAAGTGATGCAAAACATAAGAGACAAGGCTCGTTTTGTCATCGACACGGTGAGGAAGAAAGGTGAAGCTGCGAGTTCAGAGATGATTGAGTTTCTGTGTGAGGTCGACCCCTTCCTCTGTGAACATCTTGGGTTGATCTGA
- the LOC134002151 gene encoding GTPase IMAP family member 8-like, which yields MEAAADTDQTHSEVKIMESAEQHTQTDMGAKQSNSEKKSSTDNNKSSKGNHSDNKVNLVLLGMSGTGKSETGNTILGETKFVSKASSMPVTRECQSAETKIDVTCVRVIDTPDIFDDEIQSSVKNQHVKQCKQLCQSDPCVYLLVMHVSRFTDGERDILKKFEETFGCRAKERTIILFTRGEDLQSSDISLEEFLQDCQPELQNIVKQCGRRCVVFENRVSRQHQVTKLMQTVNMMLNKQQKQ from the exons ATGGAGGCTGCAGCTGACACAGATCAGACCCACAGTGAGGTTAAAATCATGGA GTCTGCAGAGCAACACACTCAAACAGACATGGGTGCGAAACAGTCCAACTCTGAGAAAA AGTCCTCCACTGACAACAACAAGAGTTCAAAAG GAAATCACTCTGACAACAAAGTGAACCTTGTTCTGCTGGGAATGTCCGGGACTGGAAAGAGTGAGACTGGAAACACAATCCTTGGAGAGACAAAGTTTGTTTCAAAAGCCAGTTCAATGCCGGTCACCAGAGAGTGTCAGTCAGCAGAAACTAAGATAGACGTAACATGTGTGCGTGTCATTGATACCCCAGACATTTTTGATGATGAAATCCAATCATCAGTTAAGAACCAACATGTGAAACAGTGCAAACAGCTCTGTCAGTCAGATCCTTGTGTTTACTTACTTGTGATGCATGTTAGCAGATTCACAGATGGTGAGAGAGACATACTCAAAAAGTTTGAAGAAACTTTTGGTTGCAGAGCTAAAGAACGAACAATCATCCTGTTTACTCGTGGAGAAGATCTGCAGAGTTCAGACATTAGCTTGGAGGAGTTTTTGCAGGACTGCCAGCCTGAACTCCAGAACATAGTTAAACAGTGTGGCAGAAGGTGTGTTGTTTTTGAGAACAGAGTTTCACGTCAGCATCAAGTAACAAAGCTAATGCAGACAGTGAACATGATgttaaataaacagcagaaacaataa
- the LOC134002152 gene encoding GTPase IMAP family member 8-like has protein sequence MCLLVVEDGFSPKEVWEQVEKLHKITEKPTEDFIVVLPLRYKPESYLFNCYTMESLFSELAKKRDATPTNQRSADETHPETSRTGNHSETKVNLVLLGMSGTGKSASGNTILGKTKFLSKASSKSVTTECQAAETVIDGTHVRVIDTPDMFDDKIKSSDKRHVTKCKQLICQSDPCVYLLVIHVSRFTDGERDILRKFEAAFGPKAKEQTILLFTRGEELQRAQMSFEDYINSCQSELKNIVQQCDRRCVVFENKTLRQHQVTQLMQTVNMMLNKKQKQ, from the exons ATGTGTTTGTTGGTGGTAGAGGATGGGTTCTCACCAAAAGAGGTGTGGGAGCAGGTAGAAAAGCTGCACAAGATAACTGAGAAACCCACAGAGGATTTCATAGTTGTGCTGCCATTAAGATATAAACCTGAATCTTACCTATTCAACTGCTACACCATGGAGAGTTTATTCAGTGAACTGGCTAAAAAGAGAGATGCCACGCCAACCAACCAAag GTCTGCTGATGAAACACACCCTGAAACCAGTAGGACAG GAAATCACTCTGAAACCAAAGTGAACCTTGTTCTGCTGGGAATGTCCGGGACTGGAAAGAGCGCGAGTGGAAACACAATCCTTGGAAAGACAAAGTTCTTGTCAAAAGCCAGTTCAAAGTCAGTCACCACAGAGTGTCAGGCAGCAGAAACTGTGATAGATGGTACACATGTGCGTGTCATTGATACTCCAGACATGTTTGATGATAAAATCAAATCATCAGATAAGAGACATGTGACAAAGTGCAAACAGCTCATCTGTCAGTCAGATCCTTGTGTTTACTTACTTGTGATACATGTTAGCAGATTCACAGATGGTGAGAGAGACATACTGAGAAAGTTTGAAGCAGCTTTTGGTCCCAAAGCTAAAGAACAAACAATCCTCCTGTTTACTCGTGGGGAAGAGCTGCAGCGTGCACAAATGAGCTTTGAGGATTATATTAATTCCTGCCAGTCTGAACTCAAGAACATAGTTCAACAGTGTGACAGAAGGTGTGTTGTTTTTGAGAACAAAACCTTACGTCAGCATCAAGTAACACAGCTAATGCAGACAGTGAAcatgatgttaaataaaaagcagaaacaataa
- the LOC134002153 gene encoding GTPase IMAP family member 4-like — translation MASIPAGPDLRIVMIGKTGVGKSAVGNTILGEKHFKSRPAAKSVTETCEKRVIVCGNRVVSVVDTPGILDTAKSAEFIKKEIVKCVKVSSPGPHVFLLVLQVGRFTTEEKNSVEALQELFGSEANQHMIVLFTRGGDLGDETIQEYVYEGSPDLQRVVQRCGNRFHVFDNTKSDRNQVMQLIKKIDHMVAGNRGTHYTDAMYQEVQAVAKIHNMREEDLNDDMLTFSGSLLRRVLIFFSILARQ, via the exons ATGGCTTCAATTCCTGCAG GTCCTGATTTGAGAATTGTTATGATTGGAAAAACTGGTGTGGGCAAGAGTGCTGTTGGAAACACAATCCTGGGAGAGAAGCACTTCAAATCCCGTCCTGCCGCTAAGTCAGTGACTGAGACCTGTGAAAAACGTGTGATAGTCTGTGGCAATAGAGTGGTTAGTGTGGTAGACACACCAGGGATCCTGGACACTGCGAAATCTGCAGAATTTATCAAAAAAGAAATTGTTAAATGTGTCAAAGTCTCAAGTCCTGGTCCTCATGTGTTCCTGCTGGTCCTCCAAGTTGGTCGATTCACCACTGAAGAGAAAAACTCAGTGGAAGCCCTGCAAGAGCTGTTTGGTTCAGAAGCAAACCAGCACATGATCGTGCTGTTTACCCGTGGTGGTGATCTTGGAGACGAGACCATACAAGAGTATGTATATGAGGGCAGCCCAGACCTCCAACGAGTCGTCCAGAGATGTGGAAACAGGTTCCACGTCTTTGACAACACCAAAAGTGACAGAAACCAAGTGATGCAGCTGATCAAGAAGATTGACCACATGGTTGCTGGAAACAGGGGAACACACTACACAGATGCCATGTATCAAGAAGTTCAGGCCGTTGCAAAAATACATAACATGAGAGAAGAGGACCTGAATGATGACATGCTCACATTTAGTGGTTCATTGCTGAGACGTGTCTTAATTTTCTTCTCAATACTTGCAAGACAGTAA